The following are encoded together in the Lactuca sativa cultivar Salinas chromosome 1, Lsat_Salinas_v11, whole genome shotgun sequence genome:
- the LOC111914920 gene encoding uncharacterized protein LOC111914920 isoform X4 produces the protein MSPKTELVVLPNQHGGTLMCSCKPVPMDIDVSTSVDVNNCHGLYIYTPESTQNLSVDKLGNNVTQFLNVQDDKDGVPGCKPPHGKYEKYFSNPTTFICSIESTLSPGASVEAITVNEPTPCDNLKSVHPTCSHPPSLPTAWKPVSAMKGSREKRGVTPPQKLTVKWAPDVYDPVPTSVSHTVTNRNNRPQRQTKKNTESKQKNGNKSSRGSGSKYKDKKQGRKRGGDSSTAGFKPPEQEEEVMGDGDYGLPPPATMEFHVGNPDQFCGTSFLNRYVWVDLYNSILVKNKGKSLAK, from the exons ATGAGCCCTAAAACAGAATTGGTTGTTCTTCCGAATCAACATGGAGGTACTTTAATGTGCAG CTGCAAACCAGTGCCAATGGACATTGATGTATCAACCTCTGTTGATGTAAACAACTGCCATGGATTGTATATATACACACCTGAATCCACTCAAAATCTTTCTGTGGATAAACTCGGGAACAATGTCACTCAGTTTCTGAATGTCCAAGATGACAAAGATGGGGTTCCAGGCTGTAAACCACCACACGGAAAATATGAGAAGTATTTCAGCAATCCAACAACATTTATTTGTTCAATCGAATCCACTCTCTCTCCAGGAGCATCTGTAGAAGCCATAACTGTCAATGAGCCTACACCTTGTGACAACCTTAAATCTGTTCATCCAACTTGCTCACATCCTCCATCTTTGCCT ACTGCCTGGAAGCCTGTGTCAGCCATGAAAGGTAGCAGAGAGAAACGAGGAGTGACCCCACCTCAAAAACTGACAGTTAAGTGGGCCCCAGACGTCTATGATCCAGTCCCCACCTCAGTTTCCCACACGGTAACAAACAGAAACAACAGGCCTCAAAGACAAACCAAGAAAAACACAGAATCCAAACAGAAGAATGGAAACAAGTCATCACGTGGAAGTGGAAGTAAATACAAAGACAAAAAACAAGGCCGGAAGCGTGGTGGTGATTCTTCCACTGCTGGTTTCAAGCCGCCTGAGCAGGAGGAGGAGGTGATGGGTGATGGTGATTATGGcctgccgccaccagccaccatgGAGTTTCATGTCGGAAATCCAGATCAATTCTGTGGGACCAGCTTTCTGAATAG GTATGTGTGGGTGGACTTGTATAATTCTATATTAGTGAAAAATAAAGGTAAAAGTTTGGCTAAATGA
- the LOC111914920 gene encoding uncharacterized protein LOC111914920 isoform X6 yields MSPKTELVVLPNQHGGTLMCSCKPVPMDIDVSTSVDVNNCHGLYIYTPESTQNLSVDKLGNNVTQFLNVQDDKDGVPGCKPPHGKYEKYFSNPTTFICSIESTLSPGASVEAITVNEPTPCDNLKSVHPTCSHPPSLPTAWKPVSAMKGSREKRGVTPPQKLTVKWAPDVYDPVPTSVSHTVTNRNNRPQRQTKKNTESKQKNGNKSSRGSGSKYKDKKQGRKRGGDSSTAGFKPPEQEEEVMGDGDYGLPPPATMEFHVGNPDQFCGTSFLNRYDTNQVCVGGLV; encoded by the exons ATGAGCCCTAAAACAGAATTGGTTGTTCTTCCGAATCAACATGGAGGTACTTTAATGTGCAG CTGCAAACCAGTGCCAATGGACATTGATGTATCAACCTCTGTTGATGTAAACAACTGCCATGGATTGTATATATACACACCTGAATCCACTCAAAATCTTTCTGTGGATAAACTCGGGAACAATGTCACTCAGTTTCTGAATGTCCAAGATGACAAAGATGGGGTTCCAGGCTGTAAACCACCACACGGAAAATATGAGAAGTATTTCAGCAATCCAACAACATTTATTTGTTCAATCGAATCCACTCTCTCTCCAGGAGCATCTGTAGAAGCCATAACTGTCAATGAGCCTACACCTTGTGACAACCTTAAATCTGTTCATCCAACTTGCTCACATCCTCCATCTTTGCCT ACTGCCTGGAAGCCTGTGTCAGCCATGAAAGGTAGCAGAGAGAAACGAGGAGTGACCCCACCTCAAAAACTGACAGTTAAGTGGGCCCCAGACGTCTATGATCCAGTCCCCACCTCAGTTTCCCACACGGTAACAAACAGAAACAACAGGCCTCAAAGACAAACCAAGAAAAACACAGAATCCAAACAGAAGAATGGAAACAAGTCATCACGTGGAAGTGGAAGTAAATACAAAGACAAAAAACAAGGCCGGAAGCGTGGTGGTGATTCTTCCACTGCTGGTTTCAAGCCGCCTGAGCAGGAGGAGGAGGTGATGGGTGATGGTGATTATGGcctgccgccaccagccaccatgGAGTTTCATGTCGGAAATCCAGATCAATTCTGTGGGACCAGCTTTCTGAATAGGTATGACACAAACCAG GTATGTGTGGGTGGACTTGTATAA
- the LOC111914920 gene encoding uncharacterized protein LOC111914920 isoform X5 — protein MSPKTELVVLPNQHGGTLMCSCKPVPMDIDVSTSVDVNNCHGLYIYTPESTQNLSVDKLGNNVTQFLNVQDDKDGVPGCKPPHGKYEKYFSNPTTFICSIESTLSPGASVEAITVNEPTPCDNLKSVHPTCSHPPSLPTAWKPVSAMKGSREKRGVTPPQKLTVKWAPDVYDPVPTSVSHTVTNRNNRPQRQTKKNTESKQKNGNKSSRGSGSKYKDKKQGRKRGGDSSTAGFKPPEQEEEVMGDGDYGLPPPATMEFHVGNPDQFCGTSFLNRFACISGSTSIKKLWMGLY, from the exons ATGAGCCCTAAAACAGAATTGGTTGTTCTTCCGAATCAACATGGAGGTACTTTAATGTGCAG CTGCAAACCAGTGCCAATGGACATTGATGTATCAACCTCTGTTGATGTAAACAACTGCCATGGATTGTATATATACACACCTGAATCCACTCAAAATCTTTCTGTGGATAAACTCGGGAACAATGTCACTCAGTTTCTGAATGTCCAAGATGACAAAGATGGGGTTCCAGGCTGTAAACCACCACACGGAAAATATGAGAAGTATTTCAGCAATCCAACAACATTTATTTGTTCAATCGAATCCACTCTCTCTCCAGGAGCATCTGTAGAAGCCATAACTGTCAATGAGCCTACACCTTGTGACAACCTTAAATCTGTTCATCCAACTTGCTCACATCCTCCATCTTTGCCT ACTGCCTGGAAGCCTGTGTCAGCCATGAAAGGTAGCAGAGAGAAACGAGGAGTGACCCCACCTCAAAAACTGACAGTTAAGTGGGCCCCAGACGTCTATGATCCAGTCCCCACCTCAGTTTCCCACACGGTAACAAACAGAAACAACAGGCCTCAAAGACAAACCAAGAAAAACACAGAATCCAAACAGAAGAATGGAAACAAGTCATCACGTGGAAGTGGAAGTAAATACAAAGACAAAAAACAAGGCCGGAAGCGTGGTGGTGATTCTTCCACTGCTGGTTTCAAGCCGCCTGAGCAGGAGGAGGAGGTGATGGGTGATGGTGATTATGGcctgccgccaccagccaccatgGAGTTTCATGTCGGAAATCCAGATCAATTCTGTGGGACCAGCTTTCTGAATAG ATTTGCGTGTATTTCTGGTAGTACAAGTATTAAAAAATTATGGATGGGTTTGTACTAA
- the LOC111914920 gene encoding uncharacterized protein LOC111914920 isoform X7, giving the protein MSPKTELVVLPNQHGGTLMCSCKPVPMDIDVSTSVDVNNCHGLYIYTPESTQNLSVDKLGNNVTQFLNVQDDKDGVPGCKPPHGKYEKYFSNPTTFICSIESTLSPGASVEAITVNEPTPCDNLKSVHPTCSHPPSLPTAWKPVSAMKGSREKRGVTPPQKLTVKWAPDVYDPVPTSVSHTVTNRNNRPQRQTKKNTESKQKNGNKSSRGSGSKYKDKKQGRKRGGDSSTAGFKPPEQEEEVMGDGDYGLPPPATMEFHVGNPDQFCGTSFLNRYDTNQICVYFW; this is encoded by the exons ATGAGCCCTAAAACAGAATTGGTTGTTCTTCCGAATCAACATGGAGGTACTTTAATGTGCAG CTGCAAACCAGTGCCAATGGACATTGATGTATCAACCTCTGTTGATGTAAACAACTGCCATGGATTGTATATATACACACCTGAATCCACTCAAAATCTTTCTGTGGATAAACTCGGGAACAATGTCACTCAGTTTCTGAATGTCCAAGATGACAAAGATGGGGTTCCAGGCTGTAAACCACCACACGGAAAATATGAGAAGTATTTCAGCAATCCAACAACATTTATTTGTTCAATCGAATCCACTCTCTCTCCAGGAGCATCTGTAGAAGCCATAACTGTCAATGAGCCTACACCTTGTGACAACCTTAAATCTGTTCATCCAACTTGCTCACATCCTCCATCTTTGCCT ACTGCCTGGAAGCCTGTGTCAGCCATGAAAGGTAGCAGAGAGAAACGAGGAGTGACCCCACCTCAAAAACTGACAGTTAAGTGGGCCCCAGACGTCTATGATCCAGTCCCCACCTCAGTTTCCCACACGGTAACAAACAGAAACAACAGGCCTCAAAGACAAACCAAGAAAAACACAGAATCCAAACAGAAGAATGGAAACAAGTCATCACGTGGAAGTGGAAGTAAATACAAAGACAAAAAACAAGGCCGGAAGCGTGGTGGTGATTCTTCCACTGCTGGTTTCAAGCCGCCTGAGCAGGAGGAGGAGGTGATGGGTGATGGTGATTATGGcctgccgccaccagccaccatgGAGTTTCATGTCGGAAATCCAGATCAATTCTGTGGGACCAGCTTTCTGAATAGGTATGACACAAACCAG ATTTGCGTGTATTTCTGGTAG
- the LOC111914920 gene encoding uncharacterized protein LOC111914920 isoform X3, with product MSPKTELVVLPNQHGGTLMCSCKPVPMDIDVSTSVDVNNCHGLYIYTPESTQNLSVDKLGNNVTQFLNVQDDKDGVPGCKPPHGKYEKYFSNPTTFICSIESTLSPGASVEAITVNEPTPCDNLKSVHPTCSHPPSLPTAWKPVSAMKGSREKRGVTPPQKLTVKWAPDVYDPVPTSVSHTVTNRNNRPQRQTKKNTESKQKNGNKSSRGSGSKYKDKKQGRKRGGDSSTAGFKPPEQEEEVMGDGDYGLPPPATMEFHVGNPDQFCGTSFLNRYDTNQVLFVFLKPKCLQFVDHIYKPLQQKR from the exons ATGAGCCCTAAAACAGAATTGGTTGTTCTTCCGAATCAACATGGAGGTACTTTAATGTGCAG CTGCAAACCAGTGCCAATGGACATTGATGTATCAACCTCTGTTGATGTAAACAACTGCCATGGATTGTATATATACACACCTGAATCCACTCAAAATCTTTCTGTGGATAAACTCGGGAACAATGTCACTCAGTTTCTGAATGTCCAAGATGACAAAGATGGGGTTCCAGGCTGTAAACCACCACACGGAAAATATGAGAAGTATTTCAGCAATCCAACAACATTTATTTGTTCAATCGAATCCACTCTCTCTCCAGGAGCATCTGTAGAAGCCATAACTGTCAATGAGCCTACACCTTGTGACAACCTTAAATCTGTTCATCCAACTTGCTCACATCCTCCATCTTTGCCT ACTGCCTGGAAGCCTGTGTCAGCCATGAAAGGTAGCAGAGAGAAACGAGGAGTGACCCCACCTCAAAAACTGACAGTTAAGTGGGCCCCAGACGTCTATGATCCAGTCCCCACCTCAGTTTCCCACACGGTAACAAACAGAAACAACAGGCCTCAAAGACAAACCAAGAAAAACACAGAATCCAAACAGAAGAATGGAAACAAGTCATCACGTGGAAGTGGAAGTAAATACAAAGACAAAAAACAAGGCCGGAAGCGTGGTGGTGATTCTTCCACTGCTGGTTTCAAGCCGCCTGAGCAGGAGGAGGAGGTGATGGGTGATGGTGATTATGGcctgccgccaccagccaccatgGAGTTTCATGTCGGAAATCCAGATCAATTCTGTGGGACCAGCTTTCTGAATAGGTATGACACAAACCAG